In Poecile atricapillus isolate bPoeAtr1 chromosome W, bPoeAtr1.hap1, whole genome shotgun sequence, one DNA window encodes the following:
- the LOC131591727 gene encoding bromodomain-containing protein 1 isoform X6: MQALKEKLKYWQRLRHDLERARLLIELIRKREKLKREQVKIEQVTMELQLIPFTVLLRSVLDQLQEKDSARIFAQPVNLKEVPDYLDHIKHPMDFSTMRKRLEAQGYKNLTEFEEDFNLIIDNCMKYNAKDTIFYRAAVRLRDQGGVVLRQARRDAEGIGYNNETGMHLPERPKLESPQPFSWEDVDRLLNPANRAHMSLEEQLRELLEKLDLTCAMKSSGSRSKRAKLLKKEISIIRNKLSQQHNQAPQIESGIGSFEEESAALEQDGEEEGDKSPPKLEPSDALPLPSNLETNSEPPTLKPVELNPEQSKLYKRVKFDNELYSTSIQKEINGHTPEHLLDSNLNESTVSAVAESSTDVNRRTSILFCKSKSISPQKSAKNTETQPTSPQLGTKTFLSVVLPRLETLLHPRKRSRSACGDSEVDDESPVKRLDTGLSNGFGDESKERALDDTPGRKVEPRRRCASESSISSSNSLLCNSSFSLPKCGKGKPALIRRHTLEDRSELISCIENGNYAKAARIAAEVGHSSMWISTDAATSVLEPLKVVWAKCSGYPSYPALIIDPKMPRVAGHHNGVTIPVPPLDVLKIGEQMQTKSDEKLFLVLFFDNKRSWQWLPKSKMVPLGIDETIDKLKMMEGRNSSIRKAVRIAFDRAMNHLSRVHGEPVSDFSDID; the protein is encoded by the exons atgcaAGCCTTAAAGGAAAAATTGAAGTACTGGCAAAGGCTGCGTCACGATCTTGAAAGAGCACGTTTATTGATAGAACTTATACGTAAGcgtgaaaaattaaaaagagaacaG GTCAAGATTGAGCAGGTTACTATGGAACTTCAGCTTATTCCATTCACTGTACTACTGCGATCGGTTCTGGatcagctgcaggaaaaggatTCTGCTCGTATATTTGCTCAGCCAGTGAACCTTAAAGAG GTTCCAGACTATTTGGATCATATTAAACATCCTATGGATTTCTCCACCATGCGAAAACGGTTAGAAGCGCAAGGGTATAAAAACCTCACTGAGTTTGAGGAAGACTTCAATCTGATCATAGATAACTGTATGAAATACAATGCAAAAGATACAATATTTTATAGAGCTGCAGTGCGGTTAAGAGATCAAGGAGGTGTAGTTCTCAGGCAAGCCAGGCGAGATGCTGAAGGAATTGGTTATAACAATGAAACTGGAATGCACTTACCAGAACGGCCTAAACTTGAGTCACCCCAACCTTTCTCTTGGGAAGATG TGGATAGGTTACTGAATCCTGCAAACAGAGCACATATGTCCTTGGAAGAACAGCTGAGAGAGCTGCTAGAAAAACTTGATCTCACCTGTGCAATGAAATCCAGTGGGTCAAGGAGCAAAAGGGCAAAGCtgttaaagaaagaaatcagcATTATTCGCAACAAACTCAGTCAGCAACACAACCAAGCTCCTCAAATAGAATCAGGTATTGGAAGTTTCGAAGAAGAAAGTGCAGCATTAGAACAAGACGGAGAAGAAGAAG gAGATAAATCTCCCCCTAAACTTGAACCATCAGATGCATTACCTCTTCCTTCAAACTTGGAGACTAATTCAGAACCACCAACCCTCAAACCAGTAGAACTCAATCCAGAGCAGAGTAAGCTTTACAAAAGAGTAAAATTTGATAATGAATTATATAGCACTTCcattcagaaagaaataaatggacACACTCCAGAACACTTACTTGACAGTAATCTCAATGAGTCGACTGTTTCTGCTGTAGCTGAGTCATCAACTGATGTAAACAGACGTACATCCATTCTCTTCTGCAAATCGAAAAGTATAAGCCCCCAAAAGTCTGCAAAGAACACTGAAACCCAGCCAACTTCTCCACAGCTAGGGACCAAAACCTTTTTGTCTGTAGTCCTTCCAAGGTTGGAGACACTTCTGCACCCAAGGAAAAGATCAAGGAGTGCATGTGGAGATTCTGAGGTTGATGATGAGTCCCCTGTAAAGCGCTTGGATACAG GTCTGTCAAATGGTTTTGGAGATGAAAGTAAAGAGAGAGCATTAGATGATACTCCAGGAAGAAAAGTTGAACCTCGTCGCCGCTGTGCATCAGAATCTAGTATTTCATCTAGTAACAGTCTCTTGTGTAACTCAAG TTTCAGTCTACCGAAGTGTGGTAAAGGTAAACCTGCCCTGATACGGAGACACACACTGGAAGATCGAAGTGAACTGATATCATGCATTGAAAATGGAAACTATGCCAAAGCAGCAAGAATTGCAGCTG AAGTTGGGCATAGCAGTATGTGGATTTCAACTGATGCTGCAACATCTGTTCTTGAGCCTCTAAAAGTAGTATGGGCCAAATGCAGTGGATATCCCTCTTACCCAGCTCTG ATTATTGACCCTAAGATGCCTCGTGTTGCTGGCCATCACAATGGTGTTACTATACCAGTGCCACCTCTAGATGTACTGAAAATTGGAGAACAAATGCAGACCAAATCAGATGAGAAACTATTCTTAGTACTATTTTTTGACAATAAAAGAAGTTG GCAGTGgcttccaaaatccaaaatgGTTCCCCTTGGGATAGATGAGACCATAGACAAGTTAAAAATGATGGAAGGACGTAACTCGAGCATAAGAAAAGCAGTAAGAATTGCTTTTGATCGTGCTATGAATCACCTGAGCCGAGTCCATGGAGAACCAGTCAGTGACTTCAGTGATATTGACTAA